A single region of the Drosophila subpulchrella strain 33 F10 #4 breed RU33 unplaced genomic scaffold, RU_Dsub_v1.1 Primary Assembly Seq44, whole genome shotgun sequence genome encodes:
- the LOC119562400 gene encoding uncharacterized protein LOC119562400, producing MTTGTSPHTSTSCRTYRRRERRTTGTISDELSTGGPQDSTSTSYLAAKAEMEDALASIGRRKKKAPAKGQLEKPLPGCWATSCSIRRNNHVPSPTPTSFRSNMLSAFGAGLQMARHP from the exons ATGACGACTGGGACATCGCCCCATACATCGACATCCTGCCGGACGTATCGTCGCAGAGAAAGAAG aaccaccggAACGATCTCCGATGAGCTCTCCACTGGGGGACCACAGGACTCTACCTCCACCAGCTATTTGGCAGCTAAAGCGGAGATGGAGGAtgcgctggcttctatagggaggaggaaaaaaaaggcgcccgctaagggacagctggagaagccattgccaggatgctgggcgacttcctgcagcatcaggcgGAACAACCACGTTCCCAGCCCAACTCCGACTTCCTTTAGGTCCAATATGCTATCGGCattcggagctggactgcagaTGGCGAGGCATCCGTGA
- the LOC119562409 gene encoding uncharacterized protein LOC119562409, translated as MTTGTSPHTSTSCRTYRRRERRTTGTISDELSTGGPQDSTSTSYLAAKAEMEDALASLGRRKKKAPAKGQLEKPLPGCWATSCSIRRNNHVPSPTPTSFRSNMLSAFGAGLQMARHP; from the exons ATGACGACTGGGACATCGCCCCATACATCGACATCCTGCCGGACGTATCGTCGCAGAGAAAGAAG aaccaccggAACGATCTCCGATGAGCTCTCCACTGGGGGACCACAGGACTCTACCTCCACCAGCTATTTGGCAGCTAAAGCGGAGATGGAGGATGCGCTGGCTTCtctagggaggaggaaaaaaaaggcgcccgctaagggacagctggagaagccattgccaggatgctgggcgacttcctgcagcatcaggcgGAACAACCACGTTCCCAGCCCAACTCCGACTTCCTTTAGGTCCAATATGCTATCGGCattcggagctggactgcagaTGGCGAGGCATCCGTGA
- the LOC119562402 gene encoding uncharacterized protein LOC119562402: MTTGTSPHISTSCRTYPRRERSRTTGTISDELSTGGSQDSTSTSYLAAKAEMEDALASIGRRKKKAPAKGQLEKPLPGCWATSCSIRRNNHVPSPTPTSFRSNMLSAFGAKLQMARKRWRGIRETRRNLLIINIHK; the protein is encoded by the exons ATGACGACTGGGACATCGCCCCATATATCGACATCCTGCCGGACGTATCCTCGCAGAGAAAGAAG cagaaccaccggAACGATCTCCGATGAGCTCTCCACTGGGGGATCACAGGACTCTACCTCCACCAGCTATTTGGCAGCTAAAGCGGAGATGGAGGAtgcgctggcttctatagggaggaggaaaaaaaaggcgcccgctaagggacagctggagaagccattgccaggatgctgggcgacttcctgcagcatcaggcgGAACAACCACGTTCCCAGCCCAACTCCGACTTCCTTTAGGTCCAATATGCTATCGGCATTCGGAGCTAAACTGCAGATGGCGCGGAAAAGATGGCGAGGCATCCGTGAGACGAGAAGGAACcttttaattattaacatacacaaataa